One part of the Carassius gibelio isolate Cgi1373 ecotype wild population from Czech Republic chromosome B6, carGib1.2-hapl.c, whole genome shotgun sequence genome encodes these proteins:
- the LOC127959669 gene encoding ADP-ribosylation factor 3, producing MGNIFGNLLKSLIGKKEMRILMVGLDAAGKTTILYKLKLGEIVTTIPTIGFNVETVEYKNISFTVWDVGGQDKIRPLWRHYFQNTQGLIFVVDSNDRERVNEAREELMRMLAEDELRDAVLLVFANKQDLPNAMNAAEITDKLGLHSLRHRNWYIQATCATSGDGLYEGLDWLANQLKNKK from the exons ATGGGGAATATTTTTGGCAATCTGCTGAAGAGTCTGATAGGGAAGAAAGAGATGAGAATCCTGATGGTTGGATTAGATGCTGCTGGTAAAACCACCATCCTTTACAAACTGAAGCTGGGAGAGATCGTGACCACCATCCCAACCATTG GCTTTAACGTGGAGACCGTGGAGTACAAGAACATCAGCTTCACTGTGTGGGATGTGGGTGGTCAGGATAAAATCAGACCACTCTGGAGACACTACTTTCAAAATACACAGG GTCTTATCTTTGTGGTTGACAGCAACGATCGGGAGAGAGTTAACGAGGCGCGGGAGGAGTTAATGAGGATGCTCGCAGAAGATGAACTGCGTGATGCTGTCCTTCTTGTCTTTGCAAACAAACAG GATCTGCCGAACGCTATGAATGCAGCTGAGATCACAGACAAACTCGGCCTCCATTCGCTCCGCCATCGCAACTGGTACATACAAGCGACCTGCGCGACCAGCGGCGACGGTCTGTACGAAGGGCTCGACTGGCTCGCAAATCAGCTCAAGAATAAGAAGTGA
- the fkbp11 gene encoding peptidyl-prolyl cis-trans isomerase FKBP11: MRIRTGIALIFLAAFAFVAAEDGDSKESVIEQLVVDTLVKPETCTITSEMGDTLQIHYTGRLMDGKVIDTSLSREPLVVELGKRSVIIGLEQALVGLCEGQKIKATIPAHLAYGKRGYPPTIPGDSTLEFEVEVISLSQQTPWQKIVNDILPLLCLALVPTLLGLVGLYLYNKAHAQPQGKKKNKDKKSKKK, translated from the exons ATGCGAATTCGGACAGGAATCGCCTTGATTTTTCTGGCAGCTTTTGCATTTGTTGCAGCTGAAGACGGAGATAGCAAAGAAAGCGTGATCGAGCAGTTGGTTGTGGACACGTTG GTGAAGCCAGAGACATGCACGATTACATCCGAGATGGGAGACACGCTTCAAATCCATTACACG GGTCGACTGATGGACGGGAAGGTGATTGACACCTCTCTGTCTCGTGAGCCTCTGGTCGTAGAGTTGGGCAAGAGGTCTGTCATCATAG GCCTAGAGCAAGCCCTGGTCGGATTGTGTGAAGG ACAAAAAATCAAAGCCACGATTCCAGCTCACCTCGCGTATGGAAAGAGAGGATACCCTCCAACCATTCCAG GGGACAGCACACTTGAGTTTGAGGTGGAGGTGATCTCTCTGTCCCAGCAAACGCCGTGGCAGAAGATAGTTAATGATATCTTGCCTCTTTTGTGCTTGGCACTGGTTCCCACTTTACTGGGTTTAGTGGGTCTCTACCTCTACAACAAAGCACATGCACAACCTCAAGGCAAGAAGAAGAACAAAGACAAGAAAAGCAAGAAGAAATAA